In Vibrio sp. JC009, a single window of DNA contains:
- a CDS encoding DUF445 domain-containing protein — protein MNKNIATNLVALAVLASGYQMQNDLILYAGLFAFSGAVTNSLAIHMLFEKVPGLYGSGVIPARFEEFKAAIKNLMMSQFFTGENIDKFLSQEMSGGIKLELEPVIEKIDFEPTFDSLVEVIANSSFGGMLAMFGGTEALQPLKQPFVEKMKESVADISQSDNVKEAIKQQLEQPKMMTEIQDNIENIIDQRLNELTPKLVKQMVQEMIKEHLGWLVVWGGVFGGLIGVISSFIA, from the coding sequence ATGAATAAAAATATTGCTACCAATCTGGTTGCCCTGGCTGTGCTTGCCTCCGGTTATCAGATGCAGAACGATCTTATTTTATACGCAGGTCTGTTTGCGTTTTCTGGCGCAGTCACCAACTCCCTCGCTATCCACATGCTGTTTGAAAAGGTGCCGGGACTTTACGGCTCAGGCGTTATTCCGGCCCGTTTTGAAGAGTTCAAAGCAGCCATTAAAAACCTGATGATGAGCCAATTTTTTACCGGTGAGAACATTGATAAGTTCCTGAGTCAGGAAATGTCAGGAGGCATAAAACTTGAACTGGAACCGGTAATAGAGAAGATTGATTTTGAGCCTACCTTTGATTCACTTGTAGAAGTAATCGCGAACTCATCCTTCGGCGGCATGCTGGCAATGTTTGGCGGAACAGAAGCCCTTCAGCCACTAAAACAGCCTTTTGTTGAGAAAATGAAAGAATCTGTGGCAGATATCAGCCAGAGTGACAATGTAAAAGAGGCGATAAAACAGCAGCTTGAACAGCCTAAAATGATGACTGAAATCCAGGATAATATTGAAAACATTATCGACCAGCGCCTGAACGAGCTAACCCCGAAACTGGTTAAGCAGATGGTTCAGGAGATGATCAAAGAACACCTCGGCTGGCTGGTTGTGTGGGGAGGCGTCTTCGGCGGCCTGATCGGCGTGATCTCTTCGTTTATCGCATAA
- a CDS encoding AraC family transcriptional regulator → MKDTEIQFPKPAELVTLPSYMNHHDHSYSQIVIGLSGKSEFDVNGSGNYIGPGQGCIVTAGADHAFGGVIGRSDILVLNLPSLTDTNTRLSARISDLVRSDVYFQLDSQIRQLIQMLVQEMQTSPEDEILSRACNDTVMALLSRHISAFKPSAKSVRLDMDQLDRYIESHLSRKITIAQLAGSVFLGESQFHLLFKEQSGITPHQYVLNKRIDFAKSLIEQGGGSLTHVSRLCGFASLSTFTHAFSRLTGFSPTQYKKQFS, encoded by the coding sequence ATGAAAGACACTGAAATTCAATTTCCCAAACCTGCAGAGTTAGTGACGCTTCCTTCTTATATGAATCATCATGATCACTCCTACTCTCAGATAGTTATCGGTTTGAGCGGAAAGTCTGAGTTTGATGTTAATGGTTCTGGTAATTACATTGGTCCGGGGCAGGGCTGCATAGTAACCGCCGGTGCTGATCACGCGTTTGGTGGTGTGATTGGCCGTTCAGATATACTGGTCTTAAACCTTCCTTCATTGACGGATACAAATACCCGTCTGAGCGCCAGAATCAGTGATCTTGTCCGGTCGGATGTTTACTTTCAGCTGGACTCACAGATAAGGCAGCTTATCCAGATGCTGGTGCAGGAGATGCAGACCAGCCCTGAAGATGAGATCCTGAGCCGGGCTTGTAATGATACAGTGATGGCGCTTTTGAGTCGGCATATCTCTGCGTTTAAGCCTTCCGCTAAATCTGTCCGGCTGGATATGGACCAGTTGGACCGCTATATAGAAAGTCATTTAAGCCGGAAAATCACCATAGCTCAGCTGGCGGGAAGCGTATTTTTGGGTGAGAGCCAGTTTCATCTTCTGTTTAAAGAGCAAAGCGGCATTACTCCTCATCAATATGTATTAAATAAGCGTATTGATTTCGCTAAGTCCCTGATCGAGCAGGGAGGCGGTAGTCTCACGCACGTGTCCCGGCTCTGCGGCTTTGCCAGTTTGAGTACATTTACCCACGCCTTTAGCCGTTTGACCGGATTTTCACCGACTCAGTACAAAAAACAGTTCTCTTGA
- the putP gene encoding sodium/proline symporter PutP — protein METDKKIEDILMNSFAITATFVAYLIMMLVIGYVAYKRTASSSDYFLGGRSLGPWPAALSAGASDMSGWLLLGLPGYAYAAGIEAFWLAGGLLVGTWANWLLSAKRLRTYSITTNSLTIPEFLSRRFNDQSNLIQTISAFFILLFFLFYTSSGLVAGGKLFETVFGLDYNVAVVVGTICVVSYTLFGGFLAVSWTDLVQGLLMAAALLIVPIAAMQGGFGQLGADLEAINPELLTLWNDSKGEPLTMIAIISLVAWGLGYFGQPHILARFKASRTNRDLTTARRIAVVWSGLSMIGAMLVGVVGLVYMTNSPAGSLADGEKIFMVLVNAMFHPVIAGILLAAILAAIMSTADSQLLVSSSALAEDFYKQLFKKDATSEQVVKVGRYGVIFLSVIAMILAGNPDSSVLGLVSYAWAGFGAAFGPAMVLSLYWSKMNRNGALAGILVGGVTIVIWKQLSGGWFDVYEIVPGIIFSTIAIFVVSLVSGEPDSTVLAQYKKFEKQLEELE, from the coding sequence ATGGAGACAGACAAAAAAATAGAGGATATTTTAATGAATAGCTTTGCTATTACTGCAACCTTCGTTGCTTACTTAATAATGATGCTTGTGATCGGCTACGTTGCTTATAAAAGAACAGCCAGCTCAAGCGATTACTTTCTGGGTGGCCGATCTTTAGGTCCATGGCCTGCTGCGCTTTCTGCCGGTGCTTCTGATATGAGTGGCTGGCTGCTGCTTGGTCTGCCGGGCTATGCTTATGCGGCCGGTATTGAAGCATTCTGGCTTGCCGGTGGTCTTCTGGTGGGGACCTGGGCGAACTGGCTGCTAAGTGCCAAGCGCCTGAGAACTTACAGTATTACGACTAACTCTCTGACCATTCCGGAGTTTTTATCACGCCGTTTCAATGACCAGTCAAATCTGATTCAAACCATTTCAGCTTTCTTCATTCTGCTTTTCTTCCTTTTCTATACAAGCTCAGGCCTGGTAGCTGGTGGTAAGTTGTTTGAAACTGTATTTGGACTGGATTACAACGTGGCTGTGGTAGTGGGCACTATCTGTGTGGTTTCTTATACCCTGTTTGGTGGTTTCCTGGCGGTATCCTGGACTGACCTTGTTCAGGGACTTCTGATGGCTGCCGCTCTGCTGATTGTTCCTATTGCTGCAATGCAGGGTGGATTCGGTCAATTGGGTGCTGATCTTGAAGCTATCAACCCTGAGTTGCTGACGCTGTGGAATGATTCCAAGGGCGAGCCTCTGACCATGATTGCGATTATCTCGCTTGTTGCATGGGGTCTTGGTTACTTTGGTCAGCCACACATTCTGGCTCGTTTTAAGGCATCCAGAACTAACCGGGATCTGACAACAGCCCGTCGTATTGCGGTTGTATGGTCTGGTCTGAGCATGATTGGTGCAATGCTGGTGGGTGTGGTTGGTCTGGTCTATATGACTAACTCTCCGGCGGGTTCACTGGCTGATGGTGAGAAGATCTTTATGGTGCTGGTTAATGCCATGTTCCATCCGGTTATCGCCGGTATTCTTCTGGCTGCAATTCTGGCGGCTATCATGAGTACTGCTGATTCCCAGCTTCTTGTTTCTTCCTCTGCGCTGGCGGAAGACTTCTACAAGCAGCTGTTTAAGAAAGATGCGACTTCTGAGCAGGTTGTGAAGGTTGGCCGTTATGGTGTTATTTTCCTTTCTGTTATCGCTATGATTCTGGCCGGTAATCCGGACAGCTCTGTACTTGGCCTGGTTTCCTATGCGTGGGCTGGCTTCGGTGCGGCATTTGGTCCGGCGATGGTTTTGAGCCTTTACTGGTCAAAAATGAACAGAAACGGCGCGCTGGCAGGTATTCTTGTTGGTGGTGTCACTATCGTTATCTGGAAGCAGCTGAGCGGTGGCTGGTTTGATGTGTATGAAATTGTACCGGGCATTATCTTCTCAACTATTGCTATTTTTGTTGTAAGTCTTGTTTCTGGTGAGCCTGACTCTACTGTGCTGGCACAGTATAAGAAATTCGAAAAACAGCTGGAAGAGCTTGAATAA
- the phnR gene encoding phosphonate utilization transcriptional regulator PhnR, translated as MQYVKIKDAIVEQIESGMLIPGQKLPAERKLAEAFDTTRVTLREALSLLETEGRIYREDRRGWFISPEPLRYDPSLRQNFHNLALSQGRKPETKVISAKSILATREAAKLLDLPPFTDVYSLERVRFLEQRPVVYVRHYIRQTAFPGLLDHQLATSLTDIYREHYDISYQKTRYKVSVTSLTEDIAQLLHATSGTPAMLVERLNYNQDGALIDGNFEYWRHDAMCIESLAELM; from the coding sequence CAGGAATGCTGATCCCGGGCCAAAAACTTCCGGCAGAGCGAAAACTGGCTGAAGCCTTTGATACAACACGTGTTACCCTGCGCGAAGCGCTTTCCCTGCTGGAGACGGAAGGGCGAATCTACCGTGAAGACCGGAGAGGCTGGTTTATATCACCAGAGCCGCTTCGCTACGATCCCAGCCTCAGGCAGAACTTTCATAACCTGGCGCTCTCTCAGGGACGAAAACCGGAAACCAAAGTCATCTCAGCCAAAAGTATTCTGGCAACCAGAGAAGCGGCAAAGCTGCTGGATCTGCCCCCGTTTACCGACGTCTATTCTCTTGAACGGGTTCGTTTTCTTGAACAGCGCCCGGTTGTGTATGTCAGACACTATATCCGGCAGACAGCTTTTCCCGGCCTTCTGGATCACCAGCTTGCTACATCACTGACCGATATCTACCGCGAGCACTACGATATCAGCTATCAGAAAACCCGCTATAAAGTGAGCGTGACTTCGCTGACTGAAGATATCGCTCAACTGCTTCATGCAACGTCCGGTACCCCGGCCATGCTGGTGGAACGCCTTAACTACAATCAGGACGGCGCCCTGATTGATGGCAACTTTGAATACTGGCGGCACGATGCCATGTGCATAGAGTCTTTAGCAGAGTTGATGTAG